One Peribacillus simplex NBRC 15720 = DSM 1321 genomic region harbors:
- a CDS encoding aspartate kinase, translating into MALIVQKFGGTSVGSVEKIKNVANRVIEEAENGNEVVVVVSAMGKTTDQLVSMARDISGTPSKREMDMLLTTGEQVTISLLTMALIEEGYEAISYTGWQAGMQTESVHGNARILNIDASRIQAQLQEKKIVVVAGFQGNDINGEITTLGRGGSDTTAVAIAAALNADRCDIYTDVTGVFTTDPRYIKGARKLQSISYDEMLELANLGAGVLHPRAVEYAKNYQIPLEVRSSMERESGTIIEEEATMEENLIVRGIAFEDSITRVTIYGLPQSLGALSTIFTTLAKNRINVDIIIQSMTAEDTTNLSFSTKSEDTEAALIVLENNKEQLGFDRVETESGLAKVSIVGSGMVSNPGVAAEMFEVMANTGIQVKMVSTSEIKVSTVVNEKEMVKAVESLHEAFKLGQHANVLA; encoded by the coding sequence ATGTTGCCAATCGGGTAATCGAGGAAGCGGAGAATGGAAATGAGGTAGTCGTAGTTGTTTCAGCTATGGGGAAAACAACGGACCAATTGGTTTCCATGGCCCGGGATATTTCCGGAACCCCGAGCAAGAGGGAAATGGATATGCTATTGACTACTGGGGAACAGGTAACGATTTCCCTGTTAACGATGGCATTGATTGAAGAAGGATATGAAGCTATTTCGTATACTGGCTGGCAGGCTGGCATGCAAACGGAATCCGTTCATGGGAATGCCCGGATTTTAAACATTGATGCTTCAAGGATCCAAGCTCAGCTTCAGGAGAAGAAAATAGTGGTCGTAGCCGGTTTCCAGGGGAACGATATAAATGGGGAAATCACTACCTTAGGGCGAGGTGGTTCCGATACGACGGCGGTTGCCATCGCTGCAGCGCTGAATGCGGATAGATGTGATATATATACCGATGTAACGGGTGTTTTCACAACGGATCCACGCTACATAAAAGGCGCGCGAAAACTCCAATCCATTTCTTACGATGAAATGCTGGAACTTGCCAACCTGGGGGCGGGCGTCCTTCATCCAAGGGCTGTCGAATATGCAAAAAATTATCAAATTCCGCTTGAAGTCCGTTCAAGCATGGAGAGAGAATCAGGAACGATCATTGAGGAGGAAGCAACTATGGAAGAAAACTTAATTGTACGAGGCATTGCTTTTGAAGACAGTATTACGAGGGTCACAATATATGGTTTGCCCCAATCACTTGGTGCACTATCCACAATTTTCACGACACTTGCGAAAAACCGGATTAATGTAGACATCATCATTCAAAGCATGACTGCCGAGGATACGACCAATCTATCTTTTTCCACAAAAAGTGAAGATACAGAAGCGGCCTTGATCGTGCTGGAAAATAATAAAGAACAATTGGGATTCGATCGAGTCGAAACGGAGAGTGGGTTGGCCAAAGTGTCGATCGTCGGTTCTGGTATGGTATCTAACCCAGGAGTGGCTGCCGAGATGTTTGAAGTGATGGCCAATACAGGAATCCAGGTGAAAATGGTCAGCACATCGGAAATTAAAGTTTCGACTGTCGTCAATGAAAAGGAAATGGTGAAGGCGGTTGAATCTCTTCATGAAGCATTTAAACTTGGTCAGCATGCAAATGTGCTAGCTTAA
- a CDS encoding succinate dehydrogenase cytochrome b558 subunit, giving the protein MAKNREFGNRRLHSLLGVIPIGLFLIFHLSVNFMATKGEETFNGAVHLIEFTPVKILVEWVVIYLPILFHAVYGIYIAFTAKNNLGRFGFFRNWMFMLQRVTGIITLIFLVWHIWQTRVQAALGATVDFDMMAEIFSSPFMLVFYIVGIISAIFHFANGLWSFAVSWGLTVSPRSQRIMTYFTLIVFVLLSYIGISAIFAFV; this is encoded by the coding sequence GTGGCAAAGAATCGTGAGTTTGGGAATCGCAGGCTTCATTCACTTCTAGGAGTAATTCCAATTGGTCTATTCCTAATTTTTCATTTATCGGTAAACTTTATGGCAACAAAAGGAGAAGAAACTTTTAATGGGGCAGTTCATTTAATTGAGTTTACGCCCGTAAAGATTTTGGTTGAATGGGTCGTCATCTATCTACCAATCCTTTTCCATGCTGTGTACGGAATTTATATTGCCTTTACAGCAAAAAACAATTTAGGGAGATTTGGATTCTTCCGTAACTGGATGTTCATGCTTCAACGTGTAACTGGAATCATAACGTTGATTTTCCTTGTTTGGCATATCTGGCAGACAAGAGTTCAAGCAGCTCTTGGAGCAACAGTTGATTTCGATATGATGGCGGAAATTTTCTCTAGTCCATTTATGCTTGTGTTCTATATTGTTGGTATTATCTCAGCAATTTTCCACTTTGCTAATGGATTATGGTCATTTGCAGTGAGCTGGGGTCTGACAGTTTCACCAAGATCGCAAAGAATCATGACTTACTTTACATTGATCGTTTTCGTTCTTCTTTCTTATATCGGAATTAGCGCAATTTTCGCTTTCGTATAA
- a CDS encoding YslB family protein, with product MKKNIAAAIEEEIQAEEIQTEEFQVPAFGYELIREVLLNDILGKDSNQILYWAGKQLARKFPLNGDQEVIEFFQSAGWGNLEIMKYTKHEMELSLTGEIISRRLDLHPDCHFQLEAGFLAEQFTLQKKFLSESTEEIKRRAKKVIFTIQWDPRDPI from the coding sequence ATGAAAAAAAATATTGCTGCTGCGATAGAAGAAGAGATTCAAGCTGAAGAAATTCAAACTGAAGAATTCCAAGTGCCAGCTTTCGGATACGAATTAATCAGAGAAGTTCTATTGAACGATATTCTCGGAAAAGACTCTAATCAAATCCTCTATTGGGCAGGTAAACAATTAGCAAGAAAATTCCCATTGAATGGCGATCAGGAAGTGATTGAATTTTTCCAAAGCGCTGGATGGGGCAATCTGGAAATCATGAAGTATACGAAACACGAAATGGAATTATCCCTGACGGGCGAAATAATCAGCCGCCGCCTGGATTTACACCCTGATTGTCACTTCCAACTTGAAGCCGGTTTCCTTGCCGAGCAGTTTACACTGCAAAAAAAATTCCTCAGCGAATCAACGGAAGAAATCAAACGCCGCGCAAAAAAAGTGATATTCACCATCCAATGGGATCCCAGAGATCCAATCTAA